From Carya illinoinensis cultivar Pawnee chromosome 5, C.illinoinensisPawnee_v1, whole genome shotgun sequence, one genomic window encodes:
- the LOC122310829 gene encoding pre-mRNA-processing protein 40A-like isoform X1, translated as MANNPRFSGVQPLQPPIVGSVEPPRSFVAPMSSQFRQVVPAQQSQQFNPVPSQHFYPVGLGAPLMNVGLPHHHTLQPQFSQSIQQFPPRPGQLGHATLPSQAIPLPIAQPNMHSTSEKPIPQINSQTPNSYSPVLSGPERPLTSSYTFAPSSYGQPHTNFNASTQYQFTPQMHAPDVSSGRQLGLSSESQGTGTVSQFAKQPLVPTTVTSATIIQPNATRESPTDWIEHTSADGRRYYHNKKTRQSSWEKPLELMTPIEKADASTNWKEYTSPDGRKYYYNKVTKESKWSIPEELKLAREQVEKASFMGTQPDTFEIPPVSTTVPPSVVKAPSGAETSSSPAQGVASSPAPEGHDVAAGDLKSPLLSETPASTVVASTTDENANGMQTLLNVAALSDAVPENSEAAVTIASTIHASMENANNLSAGDVPNSADGAPVKVVEGVDAIEALEEVKKDEIGEKLNDIGLEAKSVDPEPMIYANKLEAKHAFKALLESANVGSDWTWDRAMRVIINDRRYGALKTLGERKQVFNEFLSQRKKQEAEERRIKLKKAREEFKQMLEESSELTSSTRWSKAVSMFENDERFKAVERDRERRDLFDNYLGELKEKERARAEDERKRNVMEYRQFLESCDFIKADSQWRKLQDRLEADERCSRLEKIDRLDIFLEYIRDLEKEDEERRKIQKEELRKVERKNRDEFRKLMEEHVTAGTLTAKTHWRDYCMKVKDLPAYTEIASNTSGSTPKELFQDVLEELEKQYHEDKTRIKDAVKLGKILLSSTWVFEDFKTAISKDFSPPISDVNLKLIFDELLERVREKEEKEAKKRKRLADDFFHLLSSIKEITASSKWEDCKQLFADSREFSSIGEESLCREVFEQYISQLKEQAKEHERKRKEEKAKKEKEREEKEKRKVKQRREKEEGREREKDEEDNIKKQRKRHQSSEDIVDENEKDRSRKSHGSTSDHKKSRRHASAPESDDESRHKRHKRDHRNGSRRYGDHEELEDGEFGEDRQSW; from the exons ATGGCCAATAATCCTCGGTTTTCCGGTGTACAG CCTCTTCAGCCTCCTATAGTTGGTTCGGTGGAACCCCCTCGAAGTTTTGTTGCACCGATGTCTTCTCAG TTCCGACAGGTGGTTCCAGCACAGCAGTCACAACAGTTCAATCCTGTTCCTTCTCAGCATTTTTATCCTGTTGGCCTTGGCGCTCCACTGATGAATGTTGGACTACCTCATCATCATACTCTGCAACCCCAATTTTCTCAATCAATTCAGCAATTTCCTCCAAGACCTGGTCAGCTTGGTCATGCTACACTCCCATCACAGGCAATTCCATTGCCAATTGCTCAGCCAAACATGCACAGTACTTCAGAAAAACCAATACCTCAGATAAATTCTCAAACTCCAAATAGCTATTCACCTGTTTTGAGTGGCCCAGAAAGACCTCTCACTTCATCATATACT TTTGCACCATCTTCTTATGGTCAACCGCATACAAATTTTAATGCCTCCACCCAGTATCAGTTTACACCTCAAATGCATGCACCTGATGTATCTTCTGGGAGACAACTTGGTTTATCATCTGAAAGCCAGGGTACTGGCACTGTTTCACAGTTTGCAAAGCAACCTTTAGTTCCCACCACTGTGACATCG GCAACGATCATCCAACCTAACGCCACAAGAGAGTCCCCAACTGATTGGATAGAGCATACTTCTGCTGATGGAAGAAG ATACTAtcacaacaagaaaacaaggcAATCTAGTTGGGAGAAGCCTTTAGAACTGATGACGCCAATTGAG AAAGCAGATGCTTCGACTAACTGGAAGGAATATACAAGTCCTGATGGAAGGAA GTACTACTACAACAAGGTTACCAAGGAATCCAAATGGTCAATCCCCGAGGAGCTGAAG TTGGCTCGCGAGCAAGTAGAAAAGGCATCTTTCATGGGAACACAGCCAGACACATTTGAGATTCCTCCTGTCTCAACTACTGTGCCTCCCTCTGTGGTTAAAGCACCATCTGGTGCAGAAACCTCATCTTCCCCAGCTCAGGGGGTAGCATCAAGCCCAGCTCCAGAGGGGCATGATGTTGCTGCTGGTGATCTAAAATCTCCCTTGCTTTCTGAAACACCGGCTTCAACTGTTGTAGCTTCTACTACAGATGAAAATGCAAATGGAATGCAGACACTTCTAAATGTTGCAGCACTTTCAGATGCTGTTCCAGAAAATTCTGAAGCTGCTGTCACCATTGCTAGTACCATTCATGCATCAAT GGAGAATGCCAACAATCTTTCAGCCGGAGATGTTCCTAATTCTGCAGATGGAGCTCCTGTAAAAGTTGTGGAG GGAGTTGATGCGATTGAAGCCTTGGAGGAAGTGAAAAAAGATGAAATAGGGGAAAAACTGAACGATATTGGATTGGAAGCAAAATCAGTTGATCCTGAACCCATGATTTATGCCAATAAGCTG GAGGCTAAACATGCATTCAAAGCACTTTTGGAGTCTGCAAATGTTGGGTCTGACTGGACCTGGGATCGG GCTATGAGAGTAATAATCAATGATAGAAGATATGGTGCTTTGAAGACACTTGGAGAGCGGAAGCAAGTTTTCAACGAG TTCCTAAgtcaaagaaaaaaacaagaagCTGAGGAAAGGCGCATCAAACTGAAAAAAGCGCGGGAAGAATTTAAACAAATGTTAGAA gaGTCGTCAGAGCTGACATCATCCACAAGATGGAG CAAAGCAGTGAGCATGTTTGAGAATGATGAACGTTTTAAAGCTGTTGAGCGAGATAGAGAGCGCAGGGATTTGTTTGATAACTACTTGGGGGAACTTAAAGAGAAG GAGCGAGCAAGGGCTGAGGATGAACGCAAGCGGAATGTAATGGAATATAGGCAATTTTTGGAATCTTGTGACTTTATCAAG GCAGACAGCCAATGGCGAAAACTTCAAGATCGCTTGGAGGCTGATGAAAGATGTTCACGTCTTGAAAAAATAGATCGCTTGGATATATTTCTG GAATATATACGTGATTTGGAGAAGGAAGACGAGGAGCGGAGGAAGATACAGAAG GAAGAATTGAGAAAGGTGGAGCGGAAAAACCGTGATGAATTCCGCAAATTGATGGAAGAGCATGTTACTGCTGGCACTCTTACAGCTAAAACCCACTGGCGTGATTATTGCATGAAG GTTAAAGATTTGCCTGCATATACAGAAATTGCGTCAAACACCTCAGGTTCAACTCCAAAAGAATTATTTCAAGATGTTCTTGAGGAGCTAGAGAAACAA taTCATGAGGACAAAACTCGAATAAAAGATGCAGTGAAGCTGGGAAAG ATCCTGCTGTCATCTACATGGGTGTTTGAAGACTTCAAGACTGCTATTTCAAAGGATTTTTCTCCACCAATATCAGATGTCAACTTAAAG CTGATATTTGATGAGTTACTAGAACGAGTTAGGgagaaggaagagaaagaagcTAAAAAGCGGAAACGCCTTGCTGATGACTTCTTTCATTTACTTAGTTCAATAAAG GAAATAACTGCATCTTCAAAGTGGGAGGACTGCAAACAACTGTTTGCAGATAGTCGAGAGTTCAG TTCCATTGGAGAAGAAAGCCTTTGCAGGGAGGTATTTGAGCAATATATATCACAACTAAAGGAACAGGCAAAAGAACACGAGCGAAAACGGAAAGAGGAAAAG gcaaagaaggaaaaggagagagaggaaaaggagaaaagaaaagtcaagcagaggagagaaaaagaggaAGGACGTGAACgagaaaaagatgaagaagacaaTATCAAGAAACAAAGGAAGCGGCATCAAAGTTCTGAGGATATTGTAGATGAAAATGAGAAAGATCGGTCCAGAAAGTCCCATGGGTCTACCAGTGACCACAAGAAATCGAGACGG CACGCATCTGCTCCTGAATCAGATGATGAGAGCAGGCATAAACGACATAAGAGAGACCACCGGAACGGTTCTCGTAGATATGGGGATCACGAGGAACTTGAAGATGGGGAATTTGGTGAGGATAGGCAAAGTTGGTAG
- the LOC122309370 gene encoding phytosulfokines-like has product MSSKVSTLCLVAALLLFYTLTSATARPEPTFADIPSLKTQHRDAELGKVMVEETCEGAGEEECLERRTLAAHIDYIYTQKHKP; this is encoded by the exons atgtcGTCCAAGGTCAGCACCCTTTGTCTAGTAGCAGCCCTCCTCCTCTTCTACACACTAACCTCCGCCACTGCCAGGCCAGAGCCCACATTTGCAGACATCCCTTCCTTGAAAACTCAGCATAGG gATGCTGAACTAGGGAAAGTTATGGTGGAAGAAACTTGTGAAGGAGCTGGGGAAGAAGAGTGTTTAGAGAGAAGAACACTAGCGGCTCACATCGATTATATCTACACCCAGAAGCATAAGCCTTGA
- the LOC122310830 gene encoding LOW QUALITY PROTEIN: probable zinc metallopeptidase EGY3, chloroplastic (The sequence of the model RefSeq protein was modified relative to this genomic sequence to represent the inferred CDS: deleted 1 base in 1 codon), with product MSSLFAISDGLSLCYLTFSTVLMASQEQEKEQYKYHSFRFNKNPFGQKTQLSFSLYSKPSSRKPLRFSANKDEQETQPTSSSVAVVSEKPTKDNDLQKTESSSEEVELGKEGDDKEKQQEMDWKTDEEFKKFMGNPSIEAAIKLEKKRADRKLKELNRENSDNPVVSFFNKVVRDSLTREKERLEKAEETFKALDLNKLKSCFGFDTFFATDVRRFGDGGIFIGNLRKPIDEVIPKLEKKLSEAAGREVVLWLMEEKTDDITKQACVVQPKAEMDLQFEATKLSTPWGYVSAIVLCVTTFGTIALTSGFFLKPNATFDDYLADVVPLFAGFITILGVSEITTRVTAARYGVKLSPSFLVPSNWTGCLGVMNNYESLLPNKKALFDIPVARTASAYLTSLVLAIAAFVTDGSFNGGDNALYIRPQFFYNNPLLSFIQFVIGPYADDLGNVLPYAVEGVGVPVDPLAFAGLLGMVVTSLNLLPCGRLEGGRIAQAMFGRSSATLLSFATSLLLGIGGLSGSVLCLAWGLFATFFRGGDEIPAKDEITPLGDDRYAWGIVLGLICFLTLLPNGGGTFSSSFFGAPYFRGDL from the exons ATGTCCTCACTCTTCGCGATCTCCGATGGCCTCTCTCTCTGTTACCTCACATTCTCCACTGTCCTCATGGCCTCCcaagaacaagaaaaagaacAGTACAAGTACCATAGTTTCCGC TTcaacaaaaacccatttggccaaaAGACACAACTCTCGTTTTCTCTATACTCTAAACCCAGTTCGAGAAAACCTCTCAGGTTCTCCGCTAATAAAGATGAGCAAGAAACCCAACCTACTTCTTCTTCGGTTGCTGTAGTCTCCGAGAAGCCAACCAAAGACAATGACCTCCAGAAGACTGAGTCGTCTTCAGAAGAAGTCGAGTTGGGTAAAGAGGGTGACGATAAAGAGAAACAGCAAGAAATGGACTGGAAGACGGACGAGGAGTTCAAGAAGTTCATGGGCAATCCTTCGATCGAGGCGGCGATAAAGCTGGAGAAGAAGAGGGCAGATAGAAAGCTCAAGGAGCTTAATAGGGAAAATAGCGATAACCCAGTTGTGTCGTTTTTCAATAAAGTGGTGCGTGATAGTTTGACTAGAGAGAAGGAGAGGTTGGAGAAAGCTGAGGAGACCTTCAAGGCTCTTGATCTCAACAAG TTGAAGAGCTGCTTCGGGTTTGACACCTTTTTTGCAACTGATGTTCGGCGTTTCGGAGATGGGGGCATCTTTATTGGCAACTTAAGGAAGCCCATCGACGAAGTCATTCCCAAACTGGAGAAGAAGCTGTCTGAAGCAGCGGGGAGGGAGGTAGTTTTATGGTTAATGGAAGAAAAAACCGATGACATTACGAAACAG GCTTGTGTGGTGCAACCCAAAGCAGAGATGGACCTACAGTTTGAGGCAACCAAGCTAAGCACCCCATGGGGTTATGTCAGTGCAATAGTCTTATGTGTTACAACTTTTGGAACGATAGCTCTGACAAGTGGCTTCTTCTTAAAACCTAATGCTACATTTGATGATTATTTGGCTGATGTTGTGCCTCTCTTTGCTGGCTTCATTACCATTTTGGGAGTTTCTGAG ATAACCACAAGGGTAACTGCAGCTCGTTACGGTGTCAAACTCAGCCCATCTTTTCTCGTGCCATCCAATTGGACAGGGTGCTTGGGAGTGATGAATAACTATGAATCGCTGCTTCCAAAtaagaaagcactttttgaTATTCCAGTGGCACGTACAGCAAGTGCATATTTGACATCTCTTGTGCTTGCAATTGCTGCATTTGTTACTGATGGCAGCTTCAACGGAGGCGACAATGCTTT GTATATAAGACCACAATTTTTCTATAACAATCCCTTGCTTTCTTTCATCCAGTTTGTCATTGGACCTTATGCAGATGACCTAGGTAACGTACTACCTTATGCAGTGGAAGGTGTTGGAGTTCCTGTTGATCCCCTTGCTTTTGCTGGGCTTTTAG GAATGGTGGTGACTTCTTTGAACTTGTTGCCTTGTGGAAGATTGGAAGGAGGACGAATTGCTCAAGCTATGTTCGGGAGAAGCAGTGCTACGTTGCTATCTTTTGCGACTTCTCTATTGCTCGGGATAGGTGGACTGAGTGGAAGTGTGCTGTGCTTGGCATGGGGGTTATTTGCAACCTTCTTCCGGGGTGGAGATGAAATACCTGCAAAAGATGAGATTACTCCTCTGGGAGATGACCGCTATGCTTGGGGGATTGTCCTTGGACTAATCTGTTTCCTGACTCTTCTACCTAATGGGGGAGGGACATTTTCCAGCTCCTTCTTCGGTGCACCGTACTTCAGAGGTGACTTGTAA
- the LOC122310829 gene encoding pre-mRNA-processing protein 40A-like isoform X2 has protein sequence MANNPRFSGVQPPIVGSVEPPRSFVAPMSSQFRQVVPAQQSQQFNPVPSQHFYPVGLGAPLMNVGLPHHHTLQPQFSQSIQQFPPRPGQLGHATLPSQAIPLPIAQPNMHSTSEKPIPQINSQTPNSYSPVLSGPERPLTSSYTFAPSSYGQPHTNFNASTQYQFTPQMHAPDVSSGRQLGLSSESQGTGTVSQFAKQPLVPTTVTSATIIQPNATRESPTDWIEHTSADGRRYYHNKKTRQSSWEKPLELMTPIEKADASTNWKEYTSPDGRKYYYNKVTKESKWSIPEELKLAREQVEKASFMGTQPDTFEIPPVSTTVPPSVVKAPSGAETSSSPAQGVASSPAPEGHDVAAGDLKSPLLSETPASTVVASTTDENANGMQTLLNVAALSDAVPENSEAAVTIASTIHASMENANNLSAGDVPNSADGAPVKVVEGVDAIEALEEVKKDEIGEKLNDIGLEAKSVDPEPMIYANKLEAKHAFKALLESANVGSDWTWDRAMRVIINDRRYGALKTLGERKQVFNEFLSQRKKQEAEERRIKLKKAREEFKQMLEESSELTSSTRWSKAVSMFENDERFKAVERDRERRDLFDNYLGELKEKERARAEDERKRNVMEYRQFLESCDFIKADSQWRKLQDRLEADERCSRLEKIDRLDIFLEYIRDLEKEDEERRKIQKEELRKVERKNRDEFRKLMEEHVTAGTLTAKTHWRDYCMKVKDLPAYTEIASNTSGSTPKELFQDVLEELEKQYHEDKTRIKDAVKLGKILLSSTWVFEDFKTAISKDFSPPISDVNLKLIFDELLERVREKEEKEAKKRKRLADDFFHLLSSIKEITASSKWEDCKQLFADSREFSSIGEESLCREVFEQYISQLKEQAKEHERKRKEEKAKKEKEREEKEKRKVKQRREKEEGREREKDEEDNIKKQRKRHQSSEDIVDENEKDRSRKSHGSTSDHKKSRRHASAPESDDESRHKRHKRDHRNGSRRYGDHEELEDGEFGEDRQSW, from the exons ATGGCCAATAATCCTCGGTTTTCCGGTGTACAG CCTCCTATAGTTGGTTCGGTGGAACCCCCTCGAAGTTTTGTTGCACCGATGTCTTCTCAG TTCCGACAGGTGGTTCCAGCACAGCAGTCACAACAGTTCAATCCTGTTCCTTCTCAGCATTTTTATCCTGTTGGCCTTGGCGCTCCACTGATGAATGTTGGACTACCTCATCATCATACTCTGCAACCCCAATTTTCTCAATCAATTCAGCAATTTCCTCCAAGACCTGGTCAGCTTGGTCATGCTACACTCCCATCACAGGCAATTCCATTGCCAATTGCTCAGCCAAACATGCACAGTACTTCAGAAAAACCAATACCTCAGATAAATTCTCAAACTCCAAATAGCTATTCACCTGTTTTGAGTGGCCCAGAAAGACCTCTCACTTCATCATATACT TTTGCACCATCTTCTTATGGTCAACCGCATACAAATTTTAATGCCTCCACCCAGTATCAGTTTACACCTCAAATGCATGCACCTGATGTATCTTCTGGGAGACAACTTGGTTTATCATCTGAAAGCCAGGGTACTGGCACTGTTTCACAGTTTGCAAAGCAACCTTTAGTTCCCACCACTGTGACATCG GCAACGATCATCCAACCTAACGCCACAAGAGAGTCCCCAACTGATTGGATAGAGCATACTTCTGCTGATGGAAGAAG ATACTAtcacaacaagaaaacaaggcAATCTAGTTGGGAGAAGCCTTTAGAACTGATGACGCCAATTGAG AAAGCAGATGCTTCGACTAACTGGAAGGAATATACAAGTCCTGATGGAAGGAA GTACTACTACAACAAGGTTACCAAGGAATCCAAATGGTCAATCCCCGAGGAGCTGAAG TTGGCTCGCGAGCAAGTAGAAAAGGCATCTTTCATGGGAACACAGCCAGACACATTTGAGATTCCTCCTGTCTCAACTACTGTGCCTCCCTCTGTGGTTAAAGCACCATCTGGTGCAGAAACCTCATCTTCCCCAGCTCAGGGGGTAGCATCAAGCCCAGCTCCAGAGGGGCATGATGTTGCTGCTGGTGATCTAAAATCTCCCTTGCTTTCTGAAACACCGGCTTCAACTGTTGTAGCTTCTACTACAGATGAAAATGCAAATGGAATGCAGACACTTCTAAATGTTGCAGCACTTTCAGATGCTGTTCCAGAAAATTCTGAAGCTGCTGTCACCATTGCTAGTACCATTCATGCATCAAT GGAGAATGCCAACAATCTTTCAGCCGGAGATGTTCCTAATTCTGCAGATGGAGCTCCTGTAAAAGTTGTGGAG GGAGTTGATGCGATTGAAGCCTTGGAGGAAGTGAAAAAAGATGAAATAGGGGAAAAACTGAACGATATTGGATTGGAAGCAAAATCAGTTGATCCTGAACCCATGATTTATGCCAATAAGCTG GAGGCTAAACATGCATTCAAAGCACTTTTGGAGTCTGCAAATGTTGGGTCTGACTGGACCTGGGATCGG GCTATGAGAGTAATAATCAATGATAGAAGATATGGTGCTTTGAAGACACTTGGAGAGCGGAAGCAAGTTTTCAACGAG TTCCTAAgtcaaagaaaaaaacaagaagCTGAGGAAAGGCGCATCAAACTGAAAAAAGCGCGGGAAGAATTTAAACAAATGTTAGAA gaGTCGTCAGAGCTGACATCATCCACAAGATGGAG CAAAGCAGTGAGCATGTTTGAGAATGATGAACGTTTTAAAGCTGTTGAGCGAGATAGAGAGCGCAGGGATTTGTTTGATAACTACTTGGGGGAACTTAAAGAGAAG GAGCGAGCAAGGGCTGAGGATGAACGCAAGCGGAATGTAATGGAATATAGGCAATTTTTGGAATCTTGTGACTTTATCAAG GCAGACAGCCAATGGCGAAAACTTCAAGATCGCTTGGAGGCTGATGAAAGATGTTCACGTCTTGAAAAAATAGATCGCTTGGATATATTTCTG GAATATATACGTGATTTGGAGAAGGAAGACGAGGAGCGGAGGAAGATACAGAAG GAAGAATTGAGAAAGGTGGAGCGGAAAAACCGTGATGAATTCCGCAAATTGATGGAAGAGCATGTTACTGCTGGCACTCTTACAGCTAAAACCCACTGGCGTGATTATTGCATGAAG GTTAAAGATTTGCCTGCATATACAGAAATTGCGTCAAACACCTCAGGTTCAACTCCAAAAGAATTATTTCAAGATGTTCTTGAGGAGCTAGAGAAACAA taTCATGAGGACAAAACTCGAATAAAAGATGCAGTGAAGCTGGGAAAG ATCCTGCTGTCATCTACATGGGTGTTTGAAGACTTCAAGACTGCTATTTCAAAGGATTTTTCTCCACCAATATCAGATGTCAACTTAAAG CTGATATTTGATGAGTTACTAGAACGAGTTAGGgagaaggaagagaaagaagcTAAAAAGCGGAAACGCCTTGCTGATGACTTCTTTCATTTACTTAGTTCAATAAAG GAAATAACTGCATCTTCAAAGTGGGAGGACTGCAAACAACTGTTTGCAGATAGTCGAGAGTTCAG TTCCATTGGAGAAGAAAGCCTTTGCAGGGAGGTATTTGAGCAATATATATCACAACTAAAGGAACAGGCAAAAGAACACGAGCGAAAACGGAAAGAGGAAAAG gcaaagaaggaaaaggagagagaggaaaaggagaaaagaaaagtcaagcagaggagagaaaaagaggaAGGACGTGAACgagaaaaagatgaagaagacaaTATCAAGAAACAAAGGAAGCGGCATCAAAGTTCTGAGGATATTGTAGATGAAAATGAGAAAGATCGGTCCAGAAAGTCCCATGGGTCTACCAGTGACCACAAGAAATCGAGACGG CACGCATCTGCTCCTGAATCAGATGATGAGAGCAGGCATAAACGACATAAGAGAGACCACCGGAACGGTTCTCGTAGATATGGGGATCACGAGGAACTTGAAGATGGGGAATTTGGTGAGGATAGGCAAAGTTGGTAG